TACACCTATACTCACACTTTCTTACTGCATTCACACACTTGACTTCTCTTCATTCACTACCTTACTTTCACTTTCCCTTACATTCATATAAtcacttatttccttttccttgtacaTAGACCCAAGCACTCCCGTGCTTTTAATTTACTGCATATCCTCACTCTCACTTCCCTTGATGTATTCCCTTGCTGCTTTTTTCCATGTGCTTCCTCACTCTGGCTTCCTGCACACACCCTCACTGCCTTCCATCCCCTAGCTGCTGTACCTGGGACGTGAGTATCCCATGGGGTATGAGTACTTCAGGGAGAAGCTGAAGAATGCCTTCCTCAAGAACAGACACGAGACAGACCCCAGGCGGATTACGGAGATGATTGCCCGTGGCGAGTATGTCATTAAGGAGATTGAGGCGCTATACATGTTGCGCAAGTACAGGACTCT
This genomic window from Scylla paramamosain isolate STU-SP2022 chromosome 33, ASM3559412v1, whole genome shotgun sequence contains:
- the LOC135089641 gene encoding electron transfer flavoprotein regulatory factor 1-like, with translation MSQRSQVIQLYKNLLYLGREYPMGYEYFREKLKNAFLKNRHETDPRRITEMIARGEYVIKEIEALYMLRKYRTLKRRYYDTEDANKQATN